The Triticum urartu cultivar G1812 chromosome 6, Tu2.1, whole genome shotgun sequence genome includes the window ATTGATACCAATGGAGTTTGCTGCACCTTTGAAGCTAACGAAACTATCGGTTGAGTTATTACCTTGCCATTCTGCTCTAGGATTCATCTTCAATGAACTCCCAGCAACTCTCCTACGTCTTGAGATGCTCTCATTAAGTTGCACACAACTTGAGGTTTGCATTTCCCCTGCCGTTCTTGTATTTTCATTGGTTATGTTCATATTTATTTTATGTTGGTTTCATATTTGTTGTATGCAGGGGGTTGATTCAGTGAGCAGGCTTTCCAAATGTCGTTCTCTGCATCATTTGATATTAAACTGGACTATTTCTGACTCTGCACGCGGGACAACTGATATCCTCGACCTTGGTTGTCTCCTAGAGGCTGCCCCTTCCATGGAGAAACTAGAATTGCATGTAAGCCTGTCTTTTTCAGCTTTCAGTTCTTCACTTGTATGTAGACATGAAGTTGTTTATGATTGTTATCCTAAGGGATGCAAAAAAACCGTTGCTCATAGTTTAGCTAAAGAGAGTGGACTTCACCCTAATGTTTGGGTGGATGATTCCCCTAGTTTTAATAAATGAAGTGAGACATGATGGAATTATTTGTGCAACACTAGTCTGTGCAACCTCCTGTAGTATTAAGCTATCATGAGGAATCCGTGATCTCTAACATGGACAGAGCTGATTGATTAATTGTTCCGGCAAATAACATGTCACCCGTGTAGCTTATATGTCTATATCTAGCGTCTCTTGTTATCTTATATGATTATCTCTCCTGTAAGTTTATATTGCTTATTTTATTTCTTGTATACATGTTGCTCCCTCTGTAAACTTTTTATAAGACCTTTTATTtccaaggtcttataaaagtttACAGAGGAAGTACAAGTTTGTTTGGTCATTCCTGATGGAGGTACTAACAAAGCGGTTTTCATGCTTATAGATGGTAATGGACCATTTCCTACACAAGCGGTACCGTCAAGAAGACGGCGAGCTGAGGAGTCTCCCTTCATGCCCGCACTCACATCTCAGTTTGGTGCATATAAGCGGATTCATCGGCGAGAAAGATCAACTGGAGCTGGCGCTTCATATTATCCACAATGCTACTGTTCTCGAAGCATTGAAGATCGATCCATGGCCGAGAACAGCTAACCCTGTACGAGCGCGCGTCAAGTCGGAAAACCGTCTTGCCAATGGTCGGAGTGTTGCATTGGCATTTCTTTGCAAAGATGACCACCGCAGTGTCGTCAGCGTACTTGAAGATGTGGGGGAGTAGTTAGTCACTGCTTTCCATTTGGCCTGCGTAAATGTATTTACTTCCTCCTTCCATATATATAGAGCCTAATACATTTTTCGAGATGGCCTTTGACTATTTGATAAGATTAATAATATATGAGATGTATCATTCGAAAATTATATCATTATAGCTCCTTCCACTTACGAATTTGATGATGTGCTTTGTGTAACTTGTATGTCATATATTATTATTCTAACATGTGGTCAAAGTTAGTTTCGAAAAACGTATTAGGCCCTATATACATGCAAGGAGGGAGTACTCAGCTCAAAACTCGATGTACATTTGGAGATTCAGAAAACACAAATTCGAGTGTGAATAATGGCAGCTTTGGCCTAATAATACTTTGACACTATTCACGTACAATTTTATGTTTTTTTTCTATTATTGTAAGTCAAATTAGGAGCTGAGACTTTTTGAAGTTGAGCATCAACCATTGACGTGTTTCTAAATTCTTTTTTGAAAATGtagattttttttccaaaaaattCGATCTTGATCTTACCTAACGTGAGATCTCACGCAAGTCTCTCCCTTCTTTTTAATTTGTCATGTGGTGTATGCATGACTTGTAATTTGACCTTTATTATATGAATGAGACACGTACTACCATGTGAAAAAAACATTTATGTACTGTACGCTAGGTGTGATAATATGCACATCGGTTCCTTTTAGACCAGCAGCCCTGCCCATCTATTATCTAACTCTCCATTATTCTTCTAAAAAAAATCTAACTCTCCGTTGTTTTCTTCCTTAGAGTTCACTACCGAATCAGCTGGCCCAACACGGAAAAAACCATCTCCAGTCGACCAGCCTGGGTTGCTTCCGTATAAGCAGTGAGGTATTGTAATGTATCGGGCGAATCAGCCATTTCAGCTACTACAATAATATCATATTGCAAGCCATTAAGATGCGCTGTTTTTTTAACTCTATACTCAAAATTGGAATCCTCGCTCCACCGCTACTTGTCACGGCGGTCCTCCGGCAAAGCGTGGGAGGACCAGGAATGGCTCGGGGAAGACGACCGGGGCAAAATCATGGTGGTCCGGGCAGCAAGGATGGCATCAAACGAAGGGGTGCGAGAACATGGGCGGTGGTGGAAGGAAACATGTGTTCTGAAATGTTCGTGACACCAATATTTGGGTGGATGGTGGGTGCACCATATCACCTGACCCAACCTTCAAATACAGAGTCTGGTGGGGTCGTTTTAGAGCGCGTTTAAAAAATAGCGAGTCAGGGCCATATGGCAACTAAACTAAACTGTCGTTTTGGTTCAAAATTGTTATATTGACGGTCATTATGATAGGGCGTATATGACGACTGTGCTTGAATTGGTCAGTTGTAACTGGCCAAACAGGGCGTGCTTCACGGGTTGGCCCAGAAGTACACGTGTCTAGCACGTGTGCCGACTTGACACACCAATTTCTTTTTTAAGAAGCCCAAAAGCACGCAGGCCGATGGCATACGATGCCAACCTGTTTAGCACATGTGTCATGCATGGGCCGGAAAAGGTCCAAAATAAACCTTTAATTTGTAGACCAAAGATAAATCAAACCCCCTAAACTTCCCTCCTGAAATCAACACATCAAACTCTTTGATCCCCATATATTTTAAACCTTGAGTGCGTTCCCAAACAGGAATAGTGGACGAGGCAGGTTGAATCTCGGGATATTTGACAGCGGACGCGACTGGACTGGCCCATCAGGAGCGGagctagttcttcttcttcttttaaCGCACGATGTAAAAATACAGAAAAAGAGACACTTAGGAGGAATCGAGCTTGAAACCTGACACAGGTTAACTGCTCACGCTAGCCTAAAACTAATGATTGTTAGAGCTACAATCAGAGGCCCGAACAGTTTAACCATACACAACAGCGTCGATATTTGAAAACAATTTTATAAGGGCAAACAAACATCGAAAAAGTTAACAAAGTCTCTGAAAAGGTTAAAAGTGCGAACTCTTTTTGAAAATAATACTTTTTAACAAACACAATCAATTTTGAAAaagcaaacattttttgaaaacatgGGAACAAATTTTGAAACCTGAACACAATTTTAAAGTGCAAACACTTATTTTTTTTGTAAAATGGGAACAAATCTGTAAGAAAATTTTTTGTGAGCTCTATAAAATGTCACGAGTTAAAATAATGTACGTAACAGTTAAAAACATGTTAA containing:
- the LOC125512774 gene encoding uncharacterized protein LOC125512774, yielding MLTSLRIPHCLNRLKVLLVLSCPLLEDMTLDCGAPALHYRGSLIPMEFAAPLKLTKLSVELLPCHSALGFIFNELPATLLRLEMLSLSCTQLEGVDSVSRLSKCRSLHHLILNWTISDSARGTTDILDLGCLLEAAPSMEKLELHMVMDHFLHKRYRQEDGELRSLPSCPHSHLSLVHISGFIGEKDQLELALHIIHNATVLEALKIDPWPRTANPVRARVKSENRLANGRSVALAFLCKDDHRSVVSVLEDVGE